ATGATCCCATCGAACTTCAGGTTTTGAAAATGAAGAAAAAAATCAATGCCGGTGCGAAATTTTTTCAAACTCAGGCTGTTTACGATATTGAATTGTTTAAAAAATTTTTGGAGGCAGCAAGGGGTATAGAGACAAAGATATTGGTTGGAGTGATTCCACTAAAGTCTCCAGGGATGGCCAATTATATGAATAAGAACGTACCTGGAATATATGTTCCTGAAGAAATCATCGAAAGGCTCAGGAAGTCACAGGATAAGGTTAAGGAAGGACTAAAGATAGCTGCTGAATTCATAAATGAAGTAGTACAGCAGAAATTATGCGATGGTGTACACATAATGGCTGTTGGGGCCGAAGAAAATGTTCCGGAACTGCTGGAAATGTGTGGTTTTAAGAAGACGGAATAAATTTAAGGGAAAGGGGGATTTAATATGACAAAAAGAATTGTGTTTATAGGTGCCGGCCCAGCAGGTTATGTAGGGGCTATTAAAGCGGCCAAAATGGGTGCTGAGGCGATTGTGGTTGAAAATGACAGAGTAGGAGGTACGTGCCTGAATCGAGGCTGCATACCCACGAAAGCGCTTTTGGCCTCCAGCGATGTTCTGACTGCCATTAAGGAATCTGAAGAATTTGGAATTCACATAGATGGCAAGATAACCCCTGATTTTGCTGCTATAATGGATAGAAAAGATAAGATAGTGGAAAGGCTAGTAAATGGAATAGAATTCCTTTTCGAAAAAAACAAGGTTAAGATGATAAAAGGAATCGGGAAAATTACAGATAGAAATGAAGTTACAGTAATAAAGGATGACGGCTCATCCGAGGTTTTGAAAGCCGATGCCATAGTTGTGGCTACCGGTTCTTCCCCTGCAAAGATACCTATTTTCCCATATGACGGCAAAAAGGTGCTTTTTAGCGATGAGGTTCTTAACCTCCGGACATTGCCTTCTAGCATGATAATAGTTGGAGCAGGCGTCATTGGATGCGAATTTGGCATGTTCTTTAACAATATGGGAACTGAAGTTACCGTGGTGGAAATGATGGATCATGCTTTGCCTCTGGAGGACAGAGAGATAGGACGCGAGATGGAAAGGGTATTTAAGAGGAAGAAAATAAAACTTATGCTGAGCGCAAAGATAGTAAAAGTCGAAACAACCGACAATGGGGTAAAAGCATTACTTGAAAGTGGAGAAGAGATAGAAGCAGAAATGATGCTGGTAGCTATTGGTAGAAAAGCAAATATCCAAGACCTGGGCCTGGAACAGGTAGGGGTACGGACAGAAAATGGTAGAATCCCTGTTGATGAGTTTATGATGACAAATGTGGAAGGCATTTACGCTGTAGGTGATGTGGTCCCCGGACCGCAGCTGGCTCATCTTGCCTCTGCAGAGGCGGAATGTGCTGTGGAAAACATAATGGGGAAAAAGTGCATCATGGATTATTCTGCTGTTCCCAGAGGTGTTTTCACTGATCCAGAGGTGGCCGGCGTAGGTCTTACTGAGGAAGAGGCTCTTTCACGGGGATATACCATCAAAAAAGGAACATTTGATTTCAGAGGGCTTGGGAAAGCTCAGGCCATGGGTCAGCTTACTGGAAAGGTAAAAGTGATAGCCGATGAAAAAACTGGAAAGATATTAGGGGCATCCATAATAGGTCCCCATGCCACAGACCTCATCCAGGAACTGGTGGCTGGCATAAAATACGGCCTTACGGCAGCAGAGCTGGGTATGGCAATTCATTCGCACCCAACCCTGTCGGAGGCGGTCATGGAAGCTTTAAAAGACGTAAATGGTGATGCAATCCACAAAGTATGAAAGTATGAACTTCATGGAGGCGATTACATGGCATA
The nucleotide sequence above comes from Calorimonas adulescens. Encoded proteins:
- the lpdA gene encoding dihydrolipoyl dehydrogenase — protein: MTKRIVFIGAGPAGYVGAIKAAKMGAEAIVVENDRVGGTCLNRGCIPTKALLASSDVLTAIKESEEFGIHIDGKITPDFAAIMDRKDKIVERLVNGIEFLFEKNKVKMIKGIGKITDRNEVTVIKDDGSSEVLKADAIVVATGSSPAKIPIFPYDGKKVLFSDEVLNLRTLPSSMIIVGAGVIGCEFGMFFNNMGTEVTVVEMMDHALPLEDREIGREMERVFKRKKIKLMLSAKIVKVETTDNGVKALLESGEEIEAEMMLVAIGRKANIQDLGLEQVGVRTENGRIPVDEFMMTNVEGIYAVGDVVPGPQLAHLASAEAECAVENIMGKKCIMDYSAVPRGVFTDPEVAGVGLTEEEALSRGYTIKKGTFDFRGLGKAQAMGQLTGKVKVIADEKTGKILGASIIGPHATDLIQELVAGIKYGLTAAELGMAIHSHPTLSEAVMEALKDVNGDAIHKV